Proteins found in one Mycoplasma ovis str. Michigan genomic segment:
- a CDS encoding MIP family Ig-specific serine endopeptidase — MGTGWILDYAIPEGQDKYPTTWYIATNSHVIGSFRFPRNHYDTVLPRDDEQTRKLKSSNIRRDYSNLSLGGGLPCRLVDQVGYLDMSLAHAETAQKNQDNYGFVYRKKMYEPRLFWTAINYLEKSAESGVDYDHFSDFSVLELEFTSEQAAREATRNFADKYKVGTKGGINLFDKPLEAKYSKSELYDMNDNFYLLAYAGGAKDRWSYTTNLNEETGIASQLAGNSWDWMYVDQEKKRYRGFVEAKQVFKQGFGWGGKTYKEVGHFYKLKYNPLRPGSSGGVFVDKNGSAIGLTGAVEIGPKAVSSWVTPLRSEGVTVEESGVKTPKYDLIVGVEGQKSSYRQQVEKFNKKTWLSSKGWKN, encoded by the coding sequence ATGGGTACAGGATGAATACTTGACTATGCAATTCCTGAAGGACAAGATAAATATCCTACAACTTGATATATTGCAACAAATTCTCATGTTATAGGTTCATTTAGATTCCCTAGAAATCATTATGATACTGTATTGCCAAGAGATGATGAACAAACTAGAAAATTAAAGTCCTCTAACATAAGGAGAGATTATTCTAATCTTTCTTTGGGAGGAGGACTTCCTTGTAGATTAGTAGATCAAGTTGGATATTTAGATATGAGTTTGGCACATGCAGAAACTGCTCAAAAAAATCAAGATAATTATGGTTTTGTTTACAGAAAGAAGATGTATGAACCTAGATTATTTTGAACAGCAATTAATTATCTAGAAAAGAGTGCTGAAAGTGGGGTGGATTATGATCACTTCAGCGATTTCTCTGTATTAGAACTAGAATTTACATCCGAACAAGCAGCTAGAGAAGCAACTAGAAATTTTGCAGATAAATACAAAGTTGGAACTAAAGGAGGAATAAATTTATTTGATAAGCCTTTGGAGGCAAAATATAGTAAGAGTGAATTATATGACATGAACGATAATTTTTATCTTCTAGCGTATGCTGGGGGCGCAAAAGATAGATGATCTTACACCACCAATCTAAATGAAGAAACTGGAATAGCCAGTCAACTTGCAGGAAATAGTTGAGATTGAATGTATGTGGACCAAGAAAAGAAGAGATATAGAGGTTTTGTTGAAGCGAAACAGGTGTTTAAACAAGGATTCGGATGGGGCGGAAAAACTTATAAAGAAGTAGGACACTTTTACAAACTTAAGTACAATCCTTTAAGACCAGGTTCTTCAGGTGGTGTATTTGTAGATAAAAATGGTTCAGCTATAGGATTGACTGGAGCAGTAGAAATAGGACCAAAAGCTGTATCTTCTTGAGTTACTCCACTTCGTTCTGAAGGAGTTACTGTTGAAGAATCGGGGGTTAAAACTCCTAAATATGATTTAATAGTTGGAGTGGAGGGACAAAAAAGTTCTTACAGACAACAAGTAGAAAAATTTAATAAAAAGACTTGGTTAAGTTCTAAAGGTTGAAAAAACTAG